One segment of Ficedula albicollis isolate OC2 chromosome 2, FicAlb1.5, whole genome shotgun sequence DNA contains the following:
- the RALBP1 gene encoding ralA-binding protein 1 isoform X1 has translation MTECFLPPTSSPSEHRRVEHSGGLARTPSSEEISPTKFPGLYRTGEPSPPHDSLHEPPDIVSDDEKEHGKKKGKFKKKEKRTEGYAAFQEDSSGDEAESPSKLKRSKGIHVFKKPSFSKKKEKDFKIKEKPKDEKHKEEKHKEDKHKEKKSKDLTAADVVKQWKEKKKKKKPIQETEIPQVDVPSHRPVFGIPLSDAVDRTMMYDGIRLPAVFRECIDYVEKYGMKCEGIYRVSGIKSKVDELKAAYDREESPNLEEYEPNTVASLLKQYLRELPENLLTKELMPRFEDACGKSTEAEKVQECQRLLKELPECNHLLISWLIVHMDHVIAKELETKMNIQNISIVLSPTVQISNRVLYVFFTHVQEFFGNVTLKQVTKPLRWSNMATMPALPETQESIKEEIRRQEFLLNCLHRDLQAGIKDLSKEERLWEVQRILTALKRKLREAKRQECETKIAQEIASLSKEDVSKEEMNENEEVINILLAQENEILTEQEELLAMEQFLRRQIASEKEEIDRLRAEIAEIQSRQQHGRSETEEYSSESESESEDEEELQVILEDLQRQNEELEIKNNHLNQAIHEEREAIIELRVQLRLLQRAKCEQQGQEEEEPEKRGGVSQQQRDTVLETKAAKEQPKASKEQQVKPSPSKDRKETPI, from the exons ATGACCGAGTGCTTCCTGCCTCCCACGAGCAGCCCCAGTGAACACCGTCGGGTAGAACACAGTGGGGGACTTGCTCGTACTCCCAGCTCTGAAGAAATCAGTCCTACAAAATTCCCGGGATTGTACCGCACCGGTGAGCCTTCACCACCTCACGACAGCTTACATGAGCCTCCAGACATAGTATCTGATGATGAAAAGGAGcatgggaagaagaaaggaaaatttaagaaaaaagaaaaaagaa CGGAAGGTTACGCTGCGTTTCAAGAGGACAGTTCCGGTGATGAGGCGGAAAGTCCTTCCAAGTTGAAGCGGTCCAAGGGAATACATGTCTTCAAGAAACCCAGCTTTTCcaaaaagaaggagaaggattttaaaataaaagagaagcccaaagatgaaaaacacaaggaagaaaaacataagGAAGacaaacacaaagagaaaaagtcAAAAGACTTAACTGCAGCAGATGTTGTAAAACagtggaaagagaagaagaaaaagaaaaagccaattCAAGAGACAGAGATACCTCAAGTGGATGTTCCAAGTCACAGACCCGTGTTTGGCATTCCTTTGTCTGATGCAGTAGACAGGACCATGATGTACGATGGCATCCGCCTGCCAGCAGTTTTCCGTGAATGTATAGATTACGTAGAGAAGTATGGCATGAAATGTGAAGGCATCTACAGAGTTTCAG GAATTAAGTCAAAAGTTGACGAGCTGAAGGCAGCCTATGATCGCGAAGAATCTCCAAACCTGGAAGAGTATGAGCCCAATACAGTCGCCAGCTTGCTCAAACAGTACCTACGGGAACTGCCTGAAAATCTGCTTACCAAAGAGCTCATGCCCCGCTTTGAAGATGCTTGTGGAAAGAGCACAGAAGCTGAGAAAGTTCAGGAGTGCCAGAGGCTGCTGAAAGAGCTGCCAGAGTGTAACCATCTCCTGATTTCTTGGCTGATTGTGCATATGGACCATGTTATTGCAAAGGAACTGGAAACAAAGATGAACATTCAGAATATTTCTATAGTGCTCAGCCCTACTGTCCAG ATCAGCAACCGTGTCCTGTATGTGTTTTTTACACACGTTCAAGAGTTCTTTGGAAATGTGACCCTCAAGCAGGTGACAAAACCTCTTCGCTGGTCAAATATGGCAACAATGCCAGCACTTCCAGAAACACAAGAGAGCATCAAAGAAGAAATCAGGCGACAG GAGTTCCTTCTGAACTGTTTACACAGAGACTTGCAGGCAGGGATAAAAGACTTATCCAAAGAAGAGAGACTCTGGGAGGTGCAGAGAATCTTAACAGCTCTTAAGAGGAAACTAAGAGAAGCTAAGAGACAG GAGTGTGAAACAAAGATTGCACAAGAGATTGCTAGCCTTTCAAAGGAGGATGTCTCCAAAGAAGAAATGAATGAGAATGAAGAAGTCATAAATATTCTGCTTGCACAG GAGAACGAGATTTTAACAGAacaagaggagctgctggccatggAGCAGTTTCTGAGGAGACAGATCGCCTCCGAGAAGGAAGAAATAGATCGGCTCCGAGCAGAAATAGCTGAAATACAAAG TCGCCAGCAGCACGGCCGCAGTGAAACTGAGGAATACTCTTCTGAGAGTGAAAGTGAGAGCGAAgatgaggaggagctgcaggtcaTCCTGGAGGATTTGCAGCGACAGAACGAGGAACTGGAG ATCAAGAACAACCACCTGAACCAGGCGATTCACGAGGAGCGCGAGGCCATCATCGAGCTGCGGGTGCAGCTGCGCCTGCTGCAGCGCGCGAAATGcgagcagcaggggcaggaggaagaggagccgGAGAAGCGCGGGGGcgtttcccagcagcagagagacaCTGTCCTGGAGACAAAAGCAGCCAAAGAGCAGCCAAAAGcaagcaaggagcagcaggtcAAGCCATCGCCAAGTAAAGACAGGAAAGAAACTCCAATTTGA
- the RALBP1 gene encoding ralA-binding protein 1 isoform X2, whose product MDIAIMTEGYAAFQEDSSGDEAESPSKLKRSKGIHVFKKPSFSKKKEKDFKIKEKPKDEKHKEEKHKEDKHKEKKSKDLTAADVVKQWKEKKKKKKPIQETEIPQVDVPSHRPVFGIPLSDAVDRTMMYDGIRLPAVFRECIDYVEKYGMKCEGIYRVSGIKSKVDELKAAYDREESPNLEEYEPNTVASLLKQYLRELPENLLTKELMPRFEDACGKSTEAEKVQECQRLLKELPECNHLLISWLIVHMDHVIAKELETKMNIQNISIVLSPTVQISNRVLYVFFTHVQEFFGNVTLKQVTKPLRWSNMATMPALPETQESIKEEIRRQEFLLNCLHRDLQAGIKDLSKEERLWEVQRILTALKRKLREAKRQECETKIAQEIASLSKEDVSKEEMNENEEVINILLAQENEILTEQEELLAMEQFLRRQIASEKEEIDRLRAEIAEIQSRQQHGRSETEEYSSESESESEDEEELQVILEDLQRQNEELEIKNNHLNQAIHEEREAIIELRVQLRLLQRAKCEQQGQEEEEPEKRGGVSQQQRDTVLETKAAKEQPKASKEQQVKPSPSKDRKETPI is encoded by the exons ATGGACATTGCCATTATGA CGGAAGGTTACGCTGCGTTTCAAGAGGACAGTTCCGGTGATGAGGCGGAAAGTCCTTCCAAGTTGAAGCGGTCCAAGGGAATACATGTCTTCAAGAAACCCAGCTTTTCcaaaaagaaggagaaggattttaaaataaaagagaagcccaaagatgaaaaacacaaggaagaaaaacataagGAAGacaaacacaaagagaaaaagtcAAAAGACTTAACTGCAGCAGATGTTGTAAAACagtggaaagagaagaagaaaaagaaaaagccaattCAAGAGACAGAGATACCTCAAGTGGATGTTCCAAGTCACAGACCCGTGTTTGGCATTCCTTTGTCTGATGCAGTAGACAGGACCATGATGTACGATGGCATCCGCCTGCCAGCAGTTTTCCGTGAATGTATAGATTACGTAGAGAAGTATGGCATGAAATGTGAAGGCATCTACAGAGTTTCAG GAATTAAGTCAAAAGTTGACGAGCTGAAGGCAGCCTATGATCGCGAAGAATCTCCAAACCTGGAAGAGTATGAGCCCAATACAGTCGCCAGCTTGCTCAAACAGTACCTACGGGAACTGCCTGAAAATCTGCTTACCAAAGAGCTCATGCCCCGCTTTGAAGATGCTTGTGGAAAGAGCACAGAAGCTGAGAAAGTTCAGGAGTGCCAGAGGCTGCTGAAAGAGCTGCCAGAGTGTAACCATCTCCTGATTTCTTGGCTGATTGTGCATATGGACCATGTTATTGCAAAGGAACTGGAAACAAAGATGAACATTCAGAATATTTCTATAGTGCTCAGCCCTACTGTCCAG ATCAGCAACCGTGTCCTGTATGTGTTTTTTACACACGTTCAAGAGTTCTTTGGAAATGTGACCCTCAAGCAGGTGACAAAACCTCTTCGCTGGTCAAATATGGCAACAATGCCAGCACTTCCAGAAACACAAGAGAGCATCAAAGAAGAAATCAGGCGACAG GAGTTCCTTCTGAACTGTTTACACAGAGACTTGCAGGCAGGGATAAAAGACTTATCCAAAGAAGAGAGACTCTGGGAGGTGCAGAGAATCTTAACAGCTCTTAAGAGGAAACTAAGAGAAGCTAAGAGACAG GAGTGTGAAACAAAGATTGCACAAGAGATTGCTAGCCTTTCAAAGGAGGATGTCTCCAAAGAAGAAATGAATGAGAATGAAGAAGTCATAAATATTCTGCTTGCACAG GAGAACGAGATTTTAACAGAacaagaggagctgctggccatggAGCAGTTTCTGAGGAGACAGATCGCCTCCGAGAAGGAAGAAATAGATCGGCTCCGAGCAGAAATAGCTGAAATACAAAG TCGCCAGCAGCACGGCCGCAGTGAAACTGAGGAATACTCTTCTGAGAGTGAAAGTGAGAGCGAAgatgaggaggagctgcaggtcaTCCTGGAGGATTTGCAGCGACAGAACGAGGAACTGGAG ATCAAGAACAACCACCTGAACCAGGCGATTCACGAGGAGCGCGAGGCCATCATCGAGCTGCGGGTGCAGCTGCGCCTGCTGCAGCGCGCGAAATGcgagcagcaggggcaggaggaagaggagccgGAGAAGCGCGGGGGcgtttcccagcagcagagagacaCTGTCCTGGAGACAAAAGCAGCCAAAGAGCAGCCAAAAGcaagcaaggagcagcaggtcAAGCCATCGCCAAGTAAAGACAGGAAAGAAACTCCAATTTGA